In a genomic window of Phycisphaerales bacterium:
- a CDS encoding TPM domain-containing protein, translating to MLILTRSRPWWLLVLVAVLPVLTPCSAKAQVTYPPRPAEGQFVSDLAELIKPEDEAAVTKSADAFLKSKGIPVIVVTINSLADYGAARWPIERYAMNLFGEWGVGTTDRNTGVLLLVSKGDRKVRIEMGGAFTHERDVAAAQIINGVIVPRFKKGDFSGGIRDGVEAITKNIDNPTKAFTPGGVGGTSQAAGGSGPVAAPPVKPTGTLLGGRGLFSSLGCFIIPVGLIVLFMIIKAFTRRSAGGVPYGGGSAGYGPGYGPAGWGGGWGSRPSSGMGGMLGGLLLGGLLGNAWGSRGSGGGMFGGGDSSGGGFGGGGGGFGGFGGGGGGGSFGGGFSGGGGATGSW from the coding sequence ATGCTGATTCTGACCCGATCGCGGCCATGGTGGCTCCTCGTTCTTGTAGCCGTGCTGCCGGTGCTGACGCCTTGCTCCGCAAAGGCCCAGGTCACCTACCCCCCTCGACCAGCGGAGGGGCAGTTCGTCAGCGATCTGGCTGAGCTCATAAAGCCGGAGGATGAGGCCGCGGTCACTAAGAGCGCGGATGCATTCCTCAAGAGCAAGGGCATCCCGGTCATCGTGGTGACGATCAACTCGCTGGCGGACTACGGGGCCGCGCGGTGGCCGATCGAGCGGTACGCGATGAACCTGTTCGGCGAGTGGGGCGTGGGGACCACGGACCGCAACACGGGCGTGCTGCTGCTGGTGAGCAAGGGTGACCGCAAGGTGCGGATCGAGATGGGTGGGGCGTTCACGCATGAGCGGGACGTCGCGGCCGCGCAGATCATCAACGGCGTGATCGTGCCACGGTTCAAGAAGGGGGACTTCTCGGGCGGCATCCGCGATGGCGTGGAGGCGATCACGAAGAACATCGACAACCCGACGAAGGCGTTCACGCCGGGCGGTGTGGGCGGGACTTCGCAGGCGGCGGGGGGTTCGGGACCGGTGGCGGCGCCGCCGGTGAAGCCGACGGGCACGCTGCTGGGCGGGCGCGGGCTGTTCTCATCGCTCGGGTGCTTCATCATCCCGGTCGGGCTGATCGTGCTGTTCATGATCATCAAGGCGTTTACGCGGCGCTCTGCGGGTGGTGTCCCGTACGGCGGCGGCAGCGCCGGGTACGGACCGGGCTATGGGCCCGCGGGCTGGGGCGGCGGCTGGGGCTCGCGTCCGAGCTCGGGCATGGGGGGAATGCTGGGCGGCCTGCTGCTGGGCGGGCTGCTTGGGAACGCGTGGGGCTCGCGCGGCTCAGGCGGCGGGATGTTCGGCGGGGGCGATAGTTCGGGCGGCGGGTTCGGAGGCGGGGGCGGCGGGTTCGGTGGGTTCGGCGGCGGGGGCGGCGGCGGCTCATTCGGCGGCGGTTTCTCTGGAGGGGGCGGGGCCACGGGCTCCTGGTGA
- a CDS encoding AbrB/MazE/SpoVT family DNA-binding domain-containing protein, with amino-acid sequence MKTDGPTSTGTGVFKRLQKYGNSYALIIDKGMLDVMGVSPESEFNVTVQGGGLTITPSNVGAGPERIAASIKKLRPMYGEMLKNLAK; translated from the coding sequence ATGAAGACGGACGGCCCTACATCAACTGGCACGGGCGTGTTCAAGCGACTCCAGAAGTACGGGAACAGCTACGCCCTGATCATCGATAAGGGCATGCTCGATGTCATGGGCGTAAGCCCCGAATCCGAGTTCAATGTCACAGTCCAAGGTGGTGGCCTCACGATTACTCCCAGCAATGTGGGCGCCGGTCCGGAGCGGATTGCCGCGTCGATCAAGAAGCTCCGTCCGATGTACGGCGAGATGCTCAAGAACCTCGCGAAGTAA
- a CDS encoding type II toxin-antitoxin system death-on-curing family toxin → MDRPVLFLSVADVLQIQQDTIESEGGGRGVRDLGLLEAAVMQARQTFGDEYLHPDLAAMAAAYLFHIVMNHPFVDGNKRAGSFSAVIFLDLNGVTKYPDQHVMEEVTVAVASSEMSKDQLTRWMREAIS, encoded by the coding sequence ATGGATCGCCCCGTCTTGTTCCTGAGCGTCGCCGACGTGCTGCAGATCCAGCAGGACACCATCGAGAGCGAAGGTGGCGGTCGTGGTGTTCGCGATCTCGGACTGCTCGAAGCCGCGGTGATGCAGGCCCGCCAAACCTTCGGTGACGAGTACCTGCACCCGGACCTCGCCGCGATGGCTGCGGCTTACCTGTTTCACATTGTGATGAATCATCCCTTTGTGGACGGCAACAAGCGGGCAGGATCATTCTCCGCCGTCATCTTCCTGGACCTGAACGGAGTGACGAAGTACCCCGACCAGCACGTGATGGAGGAGGTCACCGTGGCCGTCGCTTCGAGCGAGATGTCAAAGGACCAGCTCACGCGATGGATGCGTGAAGCAATCTCTTAG
- a CDS encoding lectin-like protein, producing the protein MVRSRALVLCVSAGFALFAGGHAAAQNTISPPVENPANNHWYILLDASLMPDARAKAAALGGSIVTINDADENEWVRANMANYNGVPRRLWIGLTDENAEGTYEWMNGEPVTYTNWQLSTAQPDNHLGRDAVNGEDYVEMITPALGEWNDQPSCCNVGLNPPLHAVIEFNTRPTFGACCTGTTCQVTTPAGCSNLSGTYRGDGTDCSPIFNGASNNGPFASGLPIGPNAGTVTTDTQTMSGPTVIGNLSLTIRLTHTYIGDLTIDLRNDTTGATVRVFSQLCGTNENMSVTFVDGAATLVCGTPTSGTFNPANPLSTFAGLDANGPWTLTITDHANVDGGTLESWSLTTFESVTASICETSMCGTADYNGDGDTGTDQDIEAFFACIGGTCCPTCWHLGSDFNADGDAGTDQDIEAFFRVLGGNPC; encoded by the coding sequence ATGGTCCGCTCGCGAGCGCTGGTGTTGTGCGTGTCGGCTGGTTTCGCTTTGTTCGCGGGCGGGCACGCCGCCGCCCAGAATACGATCAGCCCCCCGGTCGAGAACCCCGCCAACAACCACTGGTACATCCTCCTCGACGCGTCCCTCATGCCCGACGCCCGCGCCAAGGCCGCGGCCCTGGGCGGCTCCATCGTCACCATCAACGACGCCGACGAGAACGAGTGGGTCCGCGCCAACATGGCCAACTACAACGGCGTCCCGCGCCGTCTGTGGATCGGCCTCACCGACGAGAACGCCGAGGGCACCTACGAGTGGATGAACGGCGAGCCCGTCACATACACCAACTGGCAGCTCAGCACCGCCCAGCCCGATAACCACCTCGGGCGCGACGCCGTGAACGGCGAGGACTACGTCGAGATGATCACGCCCGCCCTGGGCGAGTGGAACGACCAGCCGTCCTGCTGCAACGTCGGGCTCAATCCGCCGCTGCACGCCGTGATTGAGTTCAACACCCGCCCGACCTTCGGCGCCTGCTGCACCGGCACCACGTGCCAGGTCACCACGCCCGCGGGCTGCTCCAACCTCAGCGGCACCTACCGCGGGGACGGCACCGACTGCTCGCCGATCTTCAACGGCGCCAGCAACAACGGCCCCTTCGCCTCCGGCCTGCCCATCGGCCCCAACGCCGGCACCGTCACCACCGATACTCAGACGATGTCGGGTCCCACCGTCATCGGCAACCTCAGCCTCACAATCCGCCTCACCCACACCTACATCGGCGACCTCACGATCGACCTCCGCAACGACACTACCGGCGCGACGGTCCGCGTCTTTTCGCAGCTCTGCGGCACCAACGAGAACATGAGCGTCACGTTCGTCGACGGCGCCGCCACGCTCGTCTGCGGCACGCCCACCAGCGGCACCTTCAACCCCGCCAACCCGCTCTCCACCTTCGCCGGTCTGGACGCCAACGGCCCCTGGACGCTCACGATCACCGACCACGCGAACGTCGACGGCGGCACGCTCGAATCCTGGTCCTTGACCACCTTCGAGAGCGTCACCGCCAGCATCTGCGAGACGTCCATGTGCGGCACCGCCGACTACAACGGCGACGGCGACACCGGCACCGACCAGGACATCGAGGCCTTCTTCGCCTGCATCGGCGGCACCTGCTGCCCCACCTGCTGGCACCTGGGCTCGGACTTCAACGCCGACGGCGACGCCGGCACCGACCAGGACATCGAAGCCTTCTTCCGCGTCCTGGGCGGCAACCCCTGCTGA
- a CDS encoding nucleotidyltransferase domain-containing protein — MFDFDLARAFLTRHPADRVFVTVSGAHLYGFHSPDSDYDLRGCHVTPVREFVSMDPPSETLEVMDKSGFPEMDVVTHDVLKFFRLMLKRNGYVLEQVFSPLVVHDCGVLEELRHLARGCMTRHHRYHYRGFAENQWELVVRSPRPTVKGLLYTYRVLLAGIHLLETGMVESNLRVLNERARLAYIDDLIARKVSGNEKDALRPGELERHELEFVRLRDELNAASERSSLPEEPTREAVLGLDDLAVRLRLER; from the coding sequence ATGTTCGACTTTGACCTTGCACGCGCTTTTCTGACGCGGCACCCGGCGGATCGCGTGTTCGTGACCGTGAGCGGTGCGCACCTGTATGGGTTCCACTCGCCGGACTCGGACTATGACCTCCGCGGATGTCATGTCACGCCAGTGCGCGAGTTCGTGAGCATGGACCCGCCGAGCGAGACGCTGGAGGTGATGGACAAGAGCGGGTTCCCGGAGATGGACGTCGTGACCCACGACGTGCTCAAGTTCTTCAGGCTGATGCTCAAGCGCAACGGCTACGTGCTGGAGCAGGTGTTCTCGCCGCTGGTGGTGCACGACTGCGGGGTGCTGGAAGAACTCAGGCACCTGGCGCGGGGGTGCATGACGCGGCACCACCGGTACCACTACCGCGGGTTTGCCGAGAATCAGTGGGAGCTGGTGGTGAGGTCGCCGCGGCCGACGGTGAAGGGCCTGCTGTACACCTACCGCGTGCTGCTGGCGGGCATACACCTGCTGGAGACGGGGATGGTGGAGAGCAATCTGAGGGTGCTCAACGAACGGGCGCGGCTCGCGTACATCGATGACCTCATCGCGCGAAAGGTAAGCGGGAACGAGAAGGATGCGCTGCGGCCGGGAGAGCTGGAACGGCACGAGCTTGAGTTCGTGCGGCTGAGGGATGAGCTGAATGCGGCGAGCGAGCGGTCCTCACTGCCGGAAGAGCCGACGCGCGAGGCGGTGCTGGGGCTGGATGATCTAGCGGTGCGGCTGCGGTTGGAGCGGTAA
- a CDS encoding MFS transporter, which yields MSPTPSSSEPNASEPLAPGQPIDDAAHTRPNPPDSIDRPHDPYLALRSADYRRFALGFAPSSIGLQMMGTAISWEIYDRTQSPMALAYAGLARAVPVLCLALPAGHAADLFNRRNILVITQLCFALAAGATAAASYWHAPIWVFYLLLFVSGAARSFNGPARSSVLPQIARGDAFPNAVTWNSGVFQVAAIIGPLLAGFMIDWPTLSGGKPQAWPVYLATALGCGLFALSAAGMHVPAPERKPGPASFSFRAMIAGMSHVRREKTILAALSLDLFAVLLGGATAMLPVYVELILDVDPDSEGRWLGALRSSQFVGALVMSLALVHRPPFRRAGPALLWSVAGFGICMIVFGLSRNVWVSLAALFLSGGLDAISVVIRHVLVQTRTPDHVRGRVSAVNSVFIESSNQLGEFESGSVAHAAGTIAGSKVFGAMFSVVSGGIGTILVVLGIAWMWPEIRRLRKL from the coding sequence GTGTCGCCGACGCCGAGCTCTTCCGAACCCAATGCCTCAGAGCCGCTCGCGCCGGGACAGCCCATCGACGACGCCGCGCACACCCGCCCCAACCCACCCGACTCCATCGATCGCCCTCACGATCCCTACCTCGCCCTCCGCTCCGCCGACTACCGCCGCTTCGCCCTCGGCTTCGCCCCATCCTCCATCGGCCTCCAGATGATGGGCACGGCCATCTCCTGGGAGATCTACGACCGCACCCAGAGCCCCATGGCCCTCGCCTACGCCGGCCTGGCCCGCGCGGTCCCCGTGCTCTGCCTCGCCCTCCCCGCCGGTCACGCCGCTGACCTCTTCAACCGCCGCAACATCCTCGTCATCACCCAGCTCTGCTTCGCCCTCGCCGCCGGCGCCACCGCCGCGGCCTCCTACTGGCACGCACCCATTTGGGTCTTCTACCTGCTGCTCTTCGTCAGCGGCGCTGCCCGATCCTTCAACGGCCCCGCCCGCAGCAGCGTGCTCCCCCAGATCGCCCGCGGCGACGCCTTCCCCAACGCCGTGACCTGGAACAGCGGTGTCTTTCAGGTCGCCGCGATCATCGGCCCGCTCCTCGCCGGCTTCATGATCGACTGGCCCACTCTTTCCGGCGGCAAGCCCCAGGCCTGGCCCGTCTACCTCGCCACCGCCCTTGGCTGCGGGCTGTTCGCGCTCTCCGCGGCGGGCATGCACGTGCCCGCGCCCGAGCGCAAGCCCGGCCCCGCTTCCTTCAGCTTCCGCGCCATGATCGCGGGCATGTCCCACGTCCGACGCGAGAAGACCATCCTCGCGGCCCTCTCGCTCGACCTGTTCGCCGTGCTGCTGGGCGGCGCGACGGCCATGCTCCCGGTCTACGTCGAGCTCATCCTCGATGTCGACCCGGACTCTGAGGGCCGCTGGCTCGGCGCCCTCCGCTCCAGCCAGTTCGTCGGCGCACTGGTCATGTCCCTCGCCCTCGTGCACCGCCCGCCCTTCCGGCGCGCCGGACCCGCCCTGCTCTGGTCGGTCGCGGGCTTCGGCATCTGCATGATCGTCTTCGGCCTCTCCCGAAACGTGTGGGTATCGCTCGCCGCGCTCTTCCTCTCGGGCGGCCTCGACGCCATCAGCGTCGTCATCCGCCACGTCCTCGTGCAGACCCGCACCCCCGACCACGTCCGCGGGCGTGTCTCCGCCGTCAACAGCGTGTTCATCGAGAGCAGCAATCAACTCGGCGAGTTCGAGTCCGGGTCCGTCGCCCACGCCGCGGGAACGATCGCGGGCTCCAAGGTTTTCGGCGCCATGTTCAGCGTCGTCAGCGGCGGCATCGGCACGATCCTGGTTGTCCTTGGCATCGCCTGGATGTGGCCCGAGATCCGCCGCCTCCGCAAGCTCTGA
- a CDS encoding MFS transporter, protein MGQTATMPAPPGPRAAAPTYWGLTGYQWLVVAAAWLGWGFDVFDGLLFNYVAPACVPDLLGITKDTPGYQGQISFWTGTLTSVLLIGWGVGGILFGKIADRIGRTRALLVTMLLYSLATAGCAFANNIWMLMFFRVIASLGIGGEWAAGASLVAETVPENKRVWAGMLLYTASPFGILLATLVSDVFLHQIDFAAVSESLGFGDASWGWRAVFLTGLVPALVALVIRIKVKEPEMWKPDESAGRVSELFSPAMRSRTIGGLAMTIIALLGWWSCFAFIPLIGNRLGTAPADKSQLVFIGTAAYSLGGLIGTILTMPIALTLGRRWMFALYFAFSAAAIWLGFGGDWEAKTRMWMMLPVGIGVFGVFGAFTFYLPELFPTRLRGTGAGFCYNTGRFIAAGGPFLIGALTTRKFDTPGEQLEFLLTCVSWVAVFPALGVVLVLCRVCHETKGQALTDHG, encoded by the coding sequence ATGGGACAGACCGCCACGATGCCCGCCCCTCCCGGGCCGCGCGCCGCCGCACCCACGTACTGGGGCCTCACCGGCTACCAGTGGCTCGTCGTCGCCGCCGCGTGGCTGGGCTGGGGCTTCGACGTCTTCGACGGGCTGCTCTTCAACTACGTCGCCCCCGCCTGCGTCCCCGACCTCCTGGGGATCACCAAGGACACACCCGGCTACCAGGGCCAGATCAGCTTCTGGACCGGCACGCTCACCAGCGTGCTGCTGATCGGCTGGGGCGTGGGCGGCATCCTCTTCGGCAAGATCGCCGACCGGATCGGCCGCACCCGCGCCCTTCTGGTCACGATGCTGCTCTACTCCCTTGCCACCGCCGGCTGCGCCTTCGCCAACAACATCTGGATGCTGATGTTCTTCCGCGTCATCGCCAGCCTGGGCATCGGCGGCGAGTGGGCCGCGGGAGCCTCGCTCGTCGCCGAGACGGTCCCCGAGAACAAGCGCGTGTGGGCGGGCATGCTCCTCTACACCGCGTCACCCTTTGGCATCCTGCTGGCCACGCTGGTGTCCGACGTCTTCCTCCACCAGATCGACTTCGCCGCCGTGTCCGAGTCCCTCGGCTTCGGCGACGCCAGCTGGGGCTGGCGCGCGGTGTTCCTCACCGGCCTCGTCCCCGCCCTCGTCGCCCTCGTCATCCGCATCAAGGTCAAGGAGCCCGAGATGTGGAAGCCCGACGAATCCGCCGGGCGGGTGAGCGAGCTCTTCAGCCCCGCGATGCGGTCGCGCACCATCGGCGGGCTCGCCATGACCATCATCGCCCTGCTGGGCTGGTGGTCCTGCTTTGCCTTCATCCCCCTCATCGGCAACCGCCTGGGGACCGCGCCCGCGGACAAGTCGCAGCTCGTCTTCATCGGCACCGCCGCATACAGCCTGGGCGGCCTCATCGGCACTATCCTCACCATGCCCATCGCCCTCACGCTGGGCCGCCGCTGGATGTTTGCGCTCTACTTCGCCTTCTCCGCCGCCGCCATCTGGCTCGGCTTCGGCGGCGACTGGGAGGCCAAGACCCGCATGTGGATGATGCTGCCCGTGGGCATCGGCGTGTTCGGTGTCTTCGGCGCCTTCACCTTCTACCTCCCCGAGCTCTTCCCCACCCGCCTCCGCGGCACCGGCGCAGGCTTCTGCTACAACACCGGCCGCTTCATCGCCGCGGGCGGGCCGTTCCTCATCGGTGCTCTCACCACCCGCAAGTTCGACACGCCCGGCGAGCAGCTCGAGTTCCTGCTCACCTGCGTCAGCTGGGTGGCGGTCTTTCCCGCCCTGGGCGTCGTGCTCGTCCTCTGCCGCGTCTGCCACGAGACCAAGGGCCAGGCCCTGACCGACCATGGCTGA